TCCATACGGACGACGGCTATTTCGGAGTCTTTCGTCATGTGGCGGATCAAAACGGGCCCGTCGGCGCTGTCTATTTGCGCGCCGCCATGTGGCATCCCGGTCAAGAGTTGCTGCACTATGTGCGGATTGTGTCGCTGGTCTCTGTCGCCGCGCTCAGCCTGTCGGTGATTGTCTCCAGCCGCTTGCAAGGGTTGGTCACCGCGCCGATCGTGCGACTGACCGCGGCGGCGCAGCGCATCTCCGCGCAGCGCGATTATTCACTCCGCGTGCAAAAGGCGGCTGGCGACGAGCTCGGCACGCTGTACGACGAGTTCAACGCCATGCTCGAACGGGTCGCCCAAGGCGAGCGCGAACTGCAAGCGGCGCACGACCAGCTAGAGTCGCGCGTGCAGCAGCGCACCTCGCAGTTGCTGCAAACCAATCTCAAGCTCAGCCGCGAGGTCGCCGAACGGCAACGCGCCGAGCAAGAACTGGCCATCCTCCATCAAAAACTGGTCGACGCCGCCCATCGCGCCGGCATGGCCGAGATTGCCACCGACGTCTTGCACAACGTCGGCAACGTGCTCAACAGCGTGAACGTCTCCTGCGCGGTCGCCGCCGAACAACTGCGCGACTCCAGCGCCCCAGAGGTCGAGCGCGTCGCGCGGCTGCTCGACGAACATCGCGATCAATTGGGAGACTTCATCTCCAGCGACGAGCGCGGCCAGCAGGTGCCGCACTTTCTCCACCTATTAGGTCAACAACTTCTGGTCGAGCAGGCGGCCCTGGTCCGCGAGATCAATGTGCTCGGCAAGAACGTCGACCACATCAAGGACATTGTGGCCATGCAGCAGTCGTATGCCGGCGTGTCGGGCGTGGTCGAGCCGGTGCGCTTGGCCGATCTGCTGGAAGACGCCGTCCGGCTCAACGCGTCGGGCCTCGAAAAGCACTCCATCGAAATCGTCCGTCAATACGCGCCCTTGCCGCAGATGCTCGCGCAAAAGCAAAAGCTGCTGCAAGTGCTGGTCAACCTGGTGCAAAACGCCCGCGACGCGCTCAGCGAGTCGGGTCGGCTCGATGCGCGGCTCGTCCTGAGCATACAGCGCACGGCCGATGAAGCGGTGCGCATCGAAGTCCGCGACAACGGGGCCGGCATCCCCGCCGAGAACATGACGCGCATTTTCGCGCACGGTTTCACCACCAAACAAATGGGGCATGGCTTTGGCCTGCATAGTTGCGCCAACGCCGCCAAGGAAATGGGCGGCCGCCTGACGGCCACCAGCGACGGCGTCGGCTGCGGCGCCAGCTTCAAGCTCGATCTGCCTCTCAAGCCCATCGAGGTGCTCGTATGAGCGGCGTTCAAAACCGCCGGGTGCTCGTGGTCGACGACAATGAGTCGATCCACGAAGATTTTCGCAAAGTGCTCGGCAAGCCCGAGCGCGTCGCGGCCGAACTCTCGCGCGCCGCGGCCGCGTTGTTCGGACGACCGGCCCGCTCTTCTGTCGCGCGCCCCGTGTTCGAGCTGTCCTCGGCGCTGCAAGGTAAAGACGGCCTCGAATGCGCCCGTCAGGCCGTGCAGCGCGGCGAACCATTCGCCGTCGCCTTTGTCGATGTGCGCATGCCTCCCGGTTGGGACGGCATCGAAACGGCGCAGCGCCTTTGGACTGTCGATCCGAACTTGCAGATCGTTATCTGCACCGCGCATTCCGACTACTCCTTCGAGCAAATGCTCGAACGTCTTGGCTACACCGATCGCCTCTTGATCCTCAAAAAGCCGTTCGACAACGTCGAGGTGATGCAGCTCGCCATTGCGCTCACCCGCAAGTGGGAACTGGCCCAGCAAGCGCGCGAGCGCGTCGACAATCTGGAGCAAACCGTGGCCGCGCAGGCGCGCGACGTGGTCGACACCCGCGACGTGGCCGTTTTCGCGCTGGCCCAGTTGGCTGAATCGCGTGATCCCGAAACCGGCCAACATCTCGAGCGCATTCGCTCCTACTGCCGCATCCTCGCCGACGAGCTCCACGTCCGCGGCCCCTACACCGATCTGATCGACGAGCAGTTTGTCGACGACATCTTTCGCTCCAGTCCGCTGCACGACATCGGCAAGGTCGGCATTCCCGACGCTATCTTGCTCAAGCCCGGCCGCTTGAGCGAGCGCGAGTTCGCCATCCTCAAAAAGCACACCCTGATTGGCGCCGGCGCGCTCGAACGCGCCGCCGCCCACAGCGGCTGCGGTGGTTTTTTGCAGATGGCCGCCGACATCGCCCGCTACCACCACGAACGTTGGGACGGCACGGGCTACCCGCATGGCCTCTTGGCCGAAGACATTCCGCTGGCCGCGCGCATCACCGCCTTGGCCGATGTCTTCGACGCGCTCACCAGCGTGCGCGTGTACAAGGCCGCCTACGACCCCGAGATCGCCCGCGTCATGATCGAAGAGCAAGGTGGCAAGCACTTCGATCCGGCGGTGGTCGACGCGTTTCGCAATCGCTTCGACGAATTCCTCAGCACGCAGGCCGCGCTCGACGCGAAGTTGCAGGAGCCCGAATTGGAGCTCACCGCGTAGCGGTCAAATCTATTTCATGCGCGCTTGGCGCAACAGCTCCATGGTGGGCCTGTGGTTGGGGCTGACCTTCAGCGCTTCTTCCAAGCGCTGAATCGCCTCTTCCTTGCGATTGTCGTTCATCAGCACGTAGCCCAAAAAGTGCAGCGCCAGCAAGTGTTTCGGGTTCTCCGCCAGAATCTCGCGCAACACGACTTCCCCGTCCTTGTTGTTGAACTGGTTCAACAGCGACGCCGCGACGACGAACTTCAAATTGGGATGCTTCGGGTCGAGCTTCAGCCCTTCGCGAAACACCGCCTCCGCCTCCTTGAACTTGGTCTCGCCGAACAGCTTCATGCCCGCGAGATACTTTTGCTGCGCCAACTCAGCCGTGGTCACCGCCGCGTAATCGTGATCGCGCTTCCGCTGGACGGTGGCCGTGATGATCCGCTCGGGCTCGAAGATCGTCTTCTTCGATTTAGCGTCCACGCGATGGAACCGTTCCAGCACGTCGATCCCTTCGACCACGCGCCCAAACACGGTTTGCTTGCCGTCCAGTCGCTGCGCGGCGCTGGGCCGCAGGGTGAGAAAGAATTGCGATCCGTTGGTCGTCGCCGTTATTGGCGTCATGCTGATCGCGCCATGCACGTGCGGGCGATCGCCGCGCAGGCCCTTCTCCATCAAGATCTCATGACCTGGCCCGCCCACGCCGTCGTTCGAGGGCGATCCGCCAAAGGCGCCCAGTCCGGCCGCCACTCGATAGAACTCCAGCTCGTCGTAAAATCCGTCCTCCACCAGCGAAATGAAGTTGGCGACAGTGTTCGGCACGTCGTCTTCGTATAATTCCAATACGATGTCGCCCCGCGTAGTGTGGAGCAGCACTTGCGGTAGATTGTCGGCAGTGGCGTCTTTTTGTTGCAATGCCTGTTCTGCGTCGAGCACAGCGCGCCGCTCCGACAACGATTCATAAAGCCGTTGACCCTGCGCATCGAGGCTCCCCAAATCGATCGCGCGTTCCCAGTGCTGGCGCGCCTCGTCGAGCAGTTCCAGTTCCCACGCCGCGTGACCCGCCACGGAGAGCGCCACGGCGTCGTCGCGATGGTCGCGCGCCAACAAACGCGCCAGCTCCAGCGCCTGCTCGAAACGGTCGCCGTCGAAGCTCAGTCGCGCAATCGATCGCAGAAAGTCAGTTGCCTTGCTTTCTTGGGGGTTCGCGTTGTAGGCGGCGATGATCGACGGCAACATCTCCTTCAACAGCGCGTTCGCCTGATCCAGCGACGCCGAATAGTCGGCGCGCAGTTTCACTCGTTGCTGCTCGTTGCTGTGCCGATACATCGCGTCGATCTCGCGCAGCTTGTCGACGGCTTCGGTCCACTTGGCTTGTTCGGCTTCAAACGAGGCCGCCGGTGTGGCGTCGCTCGCTGCGTTCTCCTCCGCGCCGCGCGCCGCCACCACGGTTGCAGCGCAGACGCACCACACCAAGAACAATCGAATCATCTTCCTTTTCCTTGTTGTCTTGATCGTGCCTCGGCGAGCGCTGCTCGCCACGGCTCAGGCAATCAGCTCGTCGATCACTGTGCCATACACGTCCGTCAACCGAAAATCGCGACCGTTGAATGGGTAGGTCAAGCTCAGGTGATCGATGCCCAACAGCGCCAAGATTGTGGCGTGCAAATCGTGGATCTGCACCGGGTTGTCCACGGCGAAATAACCATATTCGTCGGTGGCGCCGTAGGTGGTTCCCGCCTTCACGCCGCCGCCCGCCATCCACATGGTGAAGCCAAAGGGGTTATGGTCGCGCCCATCCTTGCCCAGCGGTTGCGCCTCGGCCATCGGCGTGCGGCCAAACTCGCCTCCCCACAGCACCAACGTCTCGTCCAGCAGTCCACGGCTCCGCAGGTCCTTGAGCAAACCGGCAATCGGCCGATCGACCGCCAGCGCGTTGCCGCGATGATGGTCGGCCAAAAACGAATGTTGATCCCAGCGATTGTAATCCGCCACCTTGGGCGACAGCGCCTGCACAAAGCGCACGCCCCGTTCGACCAACCTTCGCGCCAAAAGGCATTGGCGACCGTAGGTTGCCGTGGCCTTGTCGTCCAATCCATACAGCCGCCGCGTCGCCGCCGACTCACTGCTGACGTCGAGCAAATCCGGCACGGCGGCCTGCATCCGAAACGCCAATTCGTACTTGTCCACGGTCGCTTCGAATGCGCTGGATCCGGCGTAAGCCGCTTGTGATTGTTGGTTCAATTGCCCAATCAGTTCCAGCTTGGTCCGTTGCAACCGCGCGTTCGGTTCCAATCGAAACAGGTTGTCCATCGGGTTCGATCCGTGCCGCAAGATCGTCGCTTGGTGCTTGGCCGGTAGAAACCCGTTGCTGAAGCAATCGACGCCTCCCAGCGGCATCTCTCCTCCGTCCAGCACCACGAAGCCCGGCAGATTCTCGCTGGCGTCTCCCAGTCCATACGCGACCCAGGCGCCCATGCTCGGCCGCCCCTGCACGCCAAAACCGGTGTGCAAAAAATAGTTCGCTGCGGTGTGCTCCGAGTGATCCGACACCATCGACCGCACGAATGCGATCTCATCGACGCAGGTCGCCACCGCCGGAAACAACTCGCTCACCTCGGCCCCCGAAGCGCCATATCGCGCAAAGCGAAACGGCGACTTCAATACGCGCCGCCCAATCTGAAATTGCGTCGCCGGCGTGCGTAGCTGAATCGCCTGTCCATGCTCGCGCGCCAGTCGCGGCTTAGGATCAAAAGTGTCGATCTGCGATGGGCCGCCGTCCATGTACAAAAAAATGACGTTCTTCGCTTTCCCGCGGGATGCTGCGGTCGCCGCTGTCGGCGCGTGGCTGCGACTGCACGACGCCAAGCCGCAAAGCGCCAAACCGCCAAATCCGTTGGCCCAGCGCAATAGCGCTTGGCGGCGATTCAGGCGGGTGGCGTCGGTGAGCAAATTCATGGAGCGACGTGCGAATAGGGACGTTCGCGGAGAATGACGCCGCTCGCGCGACGTATCGCGGCCTGCGACGGGCGTAAGTTCGATTCTAGTATCCCGCCCAGATCGATGCCATCAGCCGATTTGCCCGACGATCACTAGCGAATCACGATGAATTCGCCAGTGTTTATGAGCGCTTGCGCCAAGTCGGCCCAGGCCAATAGGTCCGCCTCGCGCGCTTGGCGGTTCAACTTGGTGTACTCCGCTCGCTGGCGCTCAACGAACGTTAGCGCCGCATGCTGCTCCGCCTCCACCGGCGGCCGGGCGAACGCCTCCCAATACATTCGCGCCACGCGCTCGTCGCCCGTTTCGGCGCTCTCCAAAATTCGCTTCGCCCACTGTTTGGCTTGATCGGCCACGAAGCGATGATTGAGTAGTGCCAGCGCTTGACTCGGCATGCTGGACGAAGATCGCACGCCGACCGTGCCGGTCGGACGCGGAAAGCCGAAATCCGCCAACAGCCCCGTCAGGTGGTTGCGCCGCACCTCCAAGTAGATGCTCCGCCGGCGGTCGCCATCTAGCGGCCCCGACAACGTCGGCACGTCGCGCCCTTCGATCCCTGCCGGCACGTGCCACGGCACGCTCGGCCCTCCCATCGCCGGATTCAGGTTGCCGGCCACGGCCAACAGCGCGTCGCGAATGCACTCGGCATCGAGTCGTTGCGGCGACCAATGCGACAGCAGCCGATTCTCGGCGTCGGTTTCCATGGCGTGCCGGCTGGGCGTGGCCGCCTGCTGGTACGTCGCCGAAAGCAGGATCGATCGGTGCAGTTGCTTGAGCGACCAACCGTGGCGCATCAGCCATAGCGCCAGATCGTCGAGCAATTGCGGGTGACTTGGCGGTTGCCCGGAGACGCCAAAATTGTCGCTGGTCGGCACGAGCCCCGCGCCAAAATGATGCTGCCACACCCGATTCACAATCACCCGCGTCGTCAGCGGGTTCTCTGGCGAAGTCAGCCACTGCGCCAACTCCAACCGGCCGCTCCGCGTGCGGTCGATGCTGTCTACGCTTGGCGCCACCGCCGGCAACACCCCCCGCGCGATCCGCGGTCCGCGGCTGGTATGCTCCCCTCGCAGATGCTGCCAAGCGTCTTGCGGTATTCCTTCGCGCGTGACTAGTGCAATCGCGCTCTCGGGACATGCCTGTTCCAGGCGCGCTCGCGCTTGCGTCAGTTCTTGCCACCGTTGGCGTTCCGGCTCAGCCAGAAAGTCCCCCAACTCGTCGTCGGCCAGGCACAGCGGTTGGTCGTCGCGCGCCAACCATTCGGCGACGATTCCAGTCCGACCACGGGCCGCGGCCGATCGGCTCAATAGCTCCTGGTAGCTCCGCGCCAATTCTCTCGCGCTTCCAGATGCCGTCATCGCCGCTTGAACATCTTGTGGTATCGTCGGCGCAGCGCTGGGTGGCTGATCCGACCAGCGAATCTCGTCGACCGCGATCCCCCCCTCGCGACTCTCGTCCACAATCTCCAGATACGCCTCTTTGCCGACCAGGGTATGCACGTCGACAAATTCCGTTTCCAAGTGCTTGCTGTCGCGGCCGGTCTTCGACAACGCGCCCAAGGCCTGGCCGTTGATGCACAGGCTCAATCGCAGCCGTTCGGCGTCTTTTCCCCCTGCGATGCGAAAACTCAAATACGGCTTCGGCACGGCGAAGCGCTTGCTGGTCAGCCTGCCGGTCAACGCGTCTGGTCCGTTCAGGCTGCCGGCCGCGCTCGCGCCTACGATCCCGGTGACCGCGCTATCACTGGGCACAGTCGCCACAAACGCCGCGCCGGCGCGTTCCCAGCCGTTGAGAGTGTCGTCGTCAAAATCAGCCGCCAGTTGTGTTGTATCGTCGTCGTCGCGTGGAATCTCGGCTAGCAACCTGGCCACGGCTCCCTGCCAGTCACGGTCATCGGCAGTAATCAAACGGCTCCATGCCCAGAACAGCTCGTCGCCGTGATCGGCCGCCCGCTCCAAGTGCCTGGTCCAGCGTTCCAGTCGAGCGGCGTTTAGCCCATCGCGATCCGCAATGAACTCAATTTCCGCGCGGCGCAGATCTGGCTCGCGCCGCAGCACCCGGCGGCTGGCCAGCAAATAGTCGGCCACGTCATTCAACCGCGAGGCAATCGCCGCTTCATTGGCCCGGCGCGCGAGCGCTGCCTGCTCACCCGCGATCCGCGCAAACTCCTCGCGACAACGCGATTGCTCAGCCACGCGTGCCGCGTTATCGACGCATTGATACGACTTTTCGCTGCTGTACAAGAACCCCGCCAAGGCGTAATAGTCGACCGTCGCGATCGGGTCGGTCTTATGGTCGTGGCAGCGCGCGCAGCCAATCGTCAATCCCAGCACCGCCTTGCCCAGCACATCAAGCTGATTTTCAACCTGGTTGGCCTGCTCGCGCTCCATGTCGACCGGGTTATTCTGCGTCTCGCCCAATTGCCAAAAGCACGTCCCGATTGGCGACACGCACAAGCCGCCATCGGCGCTGGCGCGTTGTTCCGCCGCCGGCAGCAAGTCTCCCGCAATTTGCTCGCGCACAAACTGGCCGTAAGGCACATCTCGATTGAATGCGTCGATCACATAATCGCGATAGCGAAACGCGTTGGGCTTGTCCGTATCAAATTCGTGGCCGTCCGTATCCGCGTAGCGAACCAGATCGAGCCAGTGCCGGGCCCAGCGCTCTCCATAGCGAGGGTTCGCCAGCAACCGATCGACGACACGTTCCACCGCCTGTTCCGAGTCGTCATTCACAAATGCCTGCACCTCCTCCGGCGTCGGCGGCAACCCCAATAGGTCGTACGTCATCCGGCGGATCAGTGTGCCGCGATCGGCCGGCGGCGCCAGCGTCAAACCGGCCTCGCCGGCGCGTTTGGCAATAGCGGCGTCGATCCAAGCCGTCGCCGACGGCGCCTCCGCACGCCCTGTGGCCGATTCTTGCGGCGGCAATAGCGACCAGTGTTGCAAAGCGTCGTCGGTCGCCGCATGTGCTTTTGGCCAAGGCGCCCCCTCCGCGATCCATGCGCTCAGATCGGCGACAGCCGCGCTCGGTAGCGCCTCTTTGGGGGGCATCTTCAACTCGGCGGCTGGCGAATGTCGCACCGCCTGAATCAGTCGGCTCGCCTCGCTGTCTCCCGGCACAATCGCTGGCCCGCGCTTCCCCCCGCGTAGCAACCCCTCGCGACTTGTCGCATCCAGTCCGCCCTTGGGGCTTGCCCCGGAGTGGCACTTGGCGCAAGTGCCGGCCAAGATCGGATGAACGCGCTGCTCAAAAAACTGTTCCGGCTCCGTTGCTCTGCACACTTTTGAGGCGCACAGCGACACAATGCCCACCAACAGCCAGCGCGCAATCGCGCGGCGATCGAGCGTTAAAAGGCGGCGCCAAAAAATTTCTGCGGCGATCGACATGAACTTTAAGTCTAACACCACGCCGACTTCCATTTCATCCAATTGAAAATGTGTTCAATTCTTCGTTTTACGGGCAGGTTGCGGGCTAATAAAATAGGGGCTCCGGCAGCCGCCACCCCCGCCACGACTGTGTAACGCGTGTCGAAACACTCCAAATCTCTCTGGTTGCTCTGGCTCTTGTTGTCTCCGCCGCTGTATTGCCACGGGATGGAGCCGGGGGAGCGAGTGGAGGAGTTTCGCTTGCGCGACCTGCAGGGCCGCGAGCGCGCGCTGTCGGAGTTGTCTGGCGAGCGTTTGACGGTGCTGTTGTTTCTAGGGGTGGAATGTCCCTTGGCCAACTTGTACGCGCCGCGGCTGACGGAATTGGCGACCGAGTTCGAGTCGCAAGGGGTGCGTTTGGTGGGAATCGACTCGAATCGCCAGGACACGCCGCAAGAAGTGTCGCAATACGCCGCGCGCCACCACTTCCCGTTCCCCTTGCTGAAAGACCTGAACAACGTGGTGGCCGACGCCTTAGGGGCGGAACGCACGCCCGAGGCGTATGTGTTGGACGCGGCAGGGACGATTCGCTACCGGGGGCGCATCGACGATCAGTACCGCCCCGGCATTGCCGGCGCACGTGTGCAACAGCGCGACCTGCGCGCCGCCATTGCGGCGTTGCTGCAAGGGGCCGATCCTCCCACGGCGCGCACCACGGCCCCTGGCTGCTGGATTGGTCGCATCTCCAAGACGCCCCCCGCGCCCACGGGCGATCCGGTCACCTGGTCGCGGCAGATTGCGCCGATCTTTCAGGCGCACTGCCAGGAGTGCCACCGGCCGGGCGAGATCGGGCCGATGTCGTTTCTCAGCTATCCAGAGGTGCAAGGCTGGGAGGCGATGATCGCCGAGGTGGTGGCCGAGGGGCGGATGCCTCCCTGGCACGCCAGTCCCGAGCATGGCGAGTTCGTCAACGACATTCGCTTGTCGAGCGCGGAGCGCGAACTAATTGCCGAGTGGGTTCGTCAGGGCGCGCCCGAGGGCGATCCTGCCGAAGCGCCTCCGCCCCAAGCGTTTCCGCAAGGTTGGACCATCCCCAATCCCGATCAAATCGTCTACATGAGCGACAAACCCTTTGTCGTCCCCGCCGAAGGCGCCGTCGAATATCAGTGGTTCGAGGCCGATCCTGGCTTCACCGAGGACAAGTGGATCAAAGCCGCCGAGTGTCGTCCCGGCAATCGGGCCGTCGTGCATCATGTCACGGTCTACTACAAGCCGCCCGGCGTCCCCTTTCGGTTGCAACTCGGCAAACGCATTAATCTGCTCAGCGGCTACGCGCCGGGCAAAGTGCAGGTCCATTCCAAGTACCAAGGCCGTGCCTTCTTTGTGCCGGCCGGGTCCACCTTTCTGTTCGAAATGCACTACACCCCCAACGGTACAGTGCAAGAAGATCGCAGCTCGATCGGCCTGATGTTCGCGCGCCCCGACGAAGTCGAAAAGCAGATGTACTGCGTCCTTTGCGGCAACGATTCGTTCTCCATTCCGCCAGGCTCCGCCAACTTTCGCGTCGATTCTTCGTATCGCTTCGATGAGGATTCCATTCTCTATTCGCTCAGTCCGCACATGCACGTGCGCGGAAAATCGTTTCGCTTCGATCTGATCTCGCCCGACGGCCGCCGCGAGATCTTGCTCGACGTGCCGCGCTTCGAGTTCGGCTGGCAAACCAATTATCAATTTGTCGAACCGCGCACCGTGCCGCGCGGCAGCGTAATGCAATGCGTCGCCCACTACGACAACTCGGCCGACAATCCCTTCAATCCCGATCCCAATAAGACGATACGTTGGGGCGATCAAAGCTGGGACGAAATGATGATTGGCTCGTTCGCCATCGCGCCGGCCAATCAAGACCTGCGCCGTGGCGTCGGTGTCGGTCCGCGCTCGTTCGATCCCAGCTTTTGGTGGTATCCGCAATACACGTTGGCCATCGCCGCCGCCTTGGCGCTGGTCGGCTTGGCGCTAGCGCTAGTCTGGTGGCGTGGCCGTAAACCGCGTTTGTCCGCGAGCGTCTCATGATGCGGAGCCTGTTGCTGATATTTTTCTTGTCTCCGCCGCTGTATTGCCACGGGATGGAGCCAGGAGAGCGTGTGGAGGAGTTTCGCTTGCGCGACCTGCAGGGCCGCGAGCGCGCGCTGTCGGAGTTGTCTGGCGAGCGTTTGACGGTGCTGTTGTTTCTAGGGGTGGAATGTCCCTTGGCCAACTTGTACGCGCCGCGGCTGACGGAATTGGCGACCGAGTTCGAGTCGCAAGGGGTGCGTTTGGTGGGAATCGACTCGAATCGCCAGGACACGCCGCAAGAAGTGTCGCAATACGCCGCGCGCCACCACTTCCCGTTCCCCTTGCTGAAAGACCTGAACAACGTGGTGGCCGACGCCTTAGGGGCGGAACGCACGCCCGAGGCGTATGTGTTGGACGCGGCAGGGACGATTCGCTACCGGGGGCGCATCGACGATCAGTACCGCCCCGGCATTGCCGGCGCACGTGTGCAACAGCGCGACCTGCGCGCCGCCATTGCGGCGTTGCTGCAAGGGGCCGATCCTCCCACGGCGCGCACCACGGCCCCTGGCTGCTGGATTGGTCGCATCTCCAAGACGCCCCCCGCGCCCACGGGCGATCCGGTCACCTGGTCGCGGCAGATTGCGCCGATCTTTCAGGCGCACTGCCAGGAGTGCCACCGGCCGGGCGAGATCGGGCCGATGTCGTTTCTCAGCTATCCAGAGGTGCAAGGCTGGGAGGCGATGATCGCCGAGGTGGTGGCCGAGGGGCGGATGCCTCCCTGGCACGCCAGTCCCGAGCATGGCGAGTTCGTCAACGACATTCGCTTGTCGAGCGCGGAACGCGAACTAATTGCCGAGTGGGTTCGTCAGGGCGCGCCCGAGGGCGATCCTGCCGAAGCGCCGCCGCCGAAGGCCTTTCCGCAAGGTTGGACCATCCCCAATCCCGATCAAATCGTCTACATGAGCGACAAACCCTTTGTCGTCCCCGCCGAAGGATCAATCGAATATCAATACTTTGAAGTCGATCCCGGCTTCACTGAAGATCATTGGCTGCGCGCGATGGAATGTCGTCCCGGCAGCCGTTCGGTCGTGCATCACATCAACGTCTTTCTTGTGCTCCCCGAGATGATCGGCCGCTACACGCGAGAAAGCCTCACCAACTACTTGCTGTGGGCCTACTCGCCCGGCTTGCGCGGCCTGGTGTACGAACCCGGTGTGGCGCGACACGTGCCCGCTGGTTCGCGGCTCGTTTTTCAAATGCACTACTCGCCGAGCGGCGCCGTTCAAA
The genomic region above belongs to Pirellulales bacterium and contains:
- a CDS encoding HD domain-containing protein, encoding MSGVQNRRVLVVDDNESIHEDFRKVLGKPERVAAELSRAAAALFGRPARSSVARPVFELSSALQGKDGLECARQAVQRGEPFAVAFVDVRMPPGWDGIETAQRLWTVDPNLQIVICTAHSDYSFEQMLERLGYTDRLLILKKPFDNVEVMQLAIALTRKWELAQQARERVDNLEQTVAAQARDVVDTRDVAVFALAQLAESRDPETGQHLERIRSYCRILADELHVRGPYTDLIDEQFVDDIFRSSPLHDIGKVGIPDAILLKPGRLSEREFAILKKHTLIGAGALERAAAHSGCGGFLQMAADIARYHHERWDGTGYPHGLLAEDIPLAARITALADVFDALTSVRVYKAAYDPEIARVMIEEQGGKHFDPAVVDAFRNRFDEFLSTQAALDAKLQEPELELTA
- a CDS encoding HAMP domain-containing protein, whose protein sequence is HTDDGYFGVFRHVADQNGPVGAVYLRAAMWHPGQELLHYVRIVSLVSVAALSLSVIVSSRLQGLVTAPIVRLTAAAQRISAQRDYSLRVQKAAGDELGTLYDEFNAMLERVAQGERELQAAHDQLESRVQQRTSQLLQTNLKLSREVAERQRAEQELAILHQKLVDAAHRAGMAEIATDVLHNVGNVLNSVNVSCAVAAEQLRDSSAPEVERVARLLDEHRDQLGDFISSDERGQQVPHFLHLLGQQLLVEQAALVREINVLGKNVDHIKDIVAMQQSYAGVSGVVEPVRLADLLEDAVRLNASGLEKHSIEIVRQYAPLPQMLAQKQKLLQVLVNLVQNARDALSESGRLDARLVLSIQRTADEAVRIEVRDNGAGIPAENMTRIFAHGFTTKQMGHGFGLHSCANAAKEMGGRLTATSDGVGCGASFKLDLPLKPIEVLV
- a CDS encoding peptidylprolyl isomerase, giving the protein MIRLFLVWCVCAATVVAARGAEENAASDATPAASFEAEQAKWTEAVDKLREIDAMYRHSNEQQRVKLRADYSASLDQANALLKEMLPSIIAAYNANPQESKATDFLRSIARLSFDGDRFEQALELARLLARDHRDDAVALSVAGHAAWELELLDEARQHWERAIDLGSLDAQGQRLYESLSERRAVLDAEQALQQKDATADNLPQVLLHTTRGDIVLELYEDDVPNTVANFISLVEDGFYDELEFYRVAAGLGAFGGSPSNDGVGGPGHEILMEKGLRGDRPHVHGAISMTPITATTNGSQFFLTLRPSAAQRLDGKQTVFGRVVEGIDVLERFHRVDAKSKKTIFEPERIITATVQRKRDHDYAAVTTAELAQQKYLAGMKLFGETKFKEAEAVFREGLKLDPKHPNLKFVVAASLLNQFNNKDGEVVLREILAENPKHLLALHFLGYVLMNDNRKEEAIQRLEEALKVSPNHRPTMELLRQARMK
- a CDS encoding DUF1501 domain-containing protein — translated: MNLLTDATRLNRRQALLRWANGFGGLALCGLASCSRSHAPTAATAASRGKAKNVIFLYMDGGPSQIDTFDPKPRLAREHGQAIQLRTPATQFQIGRRVLKSPFRFARYGASGAEVSELFPAVATCVDEIAFVRSMVSDHSEHTAANYFLHTGFGVQGRPSMGAWVAYGLGDASENLPGFVVLDGGEMPLGGVDCFSNGFLPAKHQATILRHGSNPMDNLFRLEPNARLQRTKLELIGQLNQQSQAAYAGSSAFEATVDKYELAFRMQAAVPDLLDVSSESAATRRLYGLDDKATATYGRQCLLARRLVERGVRFVQALSPKVADYNRWDQHSFLADHHRGNALAVDRPIAGLLKDLRSRGLLDETLVLWGGEFGRTPMAEAQPLGKDGRDHNPFGFTMWMAGGGVKAGTTYGATDEYGYFAVDNPVQIHDLHATILALLGIDHLSLTYPFNGRDFRLTDVYGTVIDELIA
- a CDS encoding PSD1 and planctomycete cytochrome C domain-containing protein → MSIAAEIFWRRLLTLDRRAIARWLLVGIVSLCASKVCRATEPEQFFEQRVHPILAGTCAKCHSGASPKGGLDATSREGLLRGGKRGPAIVPGDSEASRLIQAVRHSPAAELKMPPKEALPSAAVADLSAWIAEGAPWPKAHAATDDALQHWSLLPPQESATGRAEAPSATAWIDAAIAKRAGEAGLTLAPPADRGTLIRRMTYDLLGLPPTPEEVQAFVNDDSEQAVERVVDRLLANPRYGERWARHWLDLVRYADTDGHEFDTDKPNAFRYRDYVIDAFNRDVPYGQFVREQIAGDLLPAAEQRASADGGLCVSPIGTCFWQLGETQNNPVDMEREQANQVENQLDVLGKAVLGLTIGCARCHDHKTDPIATVDYYALAGFLYSSEKSYQCVDNAARVAEQSRCREEFARIAGEQAALARRANEAAIASRLNDVADYLLASRRVLRREPDLRRAEIEFIADRDGLNAARLERWTRHLERAADHGDELFWAWSRLITADDRDWQGAVARLLAEIPRDDDDTTQLAADFDDDTLNGWERAGAAFVATVPSDSAVTGIVGASAAGSLNGPDALTGRLTSKRFAVPKPYLSFRIAGGKDAERLRLSLCINGQALGALSKTGRDSKHLETEFVDVHTLVGKEAYLEIVDESREGGIAVDEIRWSDQPPSAAPTIPQDVQAAMTASGSARELARSYQELLSRSAAARGRTGIVAEWLARDDQPLCLADDELGDFLAEPERQRWQELTQARARLEQACPESAIALVTREGIPQDAWQHLRGEHTSRGPRIARGVLPAVAPSVDSIDRTRSGRLELAQWLTSPENPLTTRVIVNRVWQHHFGAGLVPTSDNFGVSGQPPSHPQLLDDLALWLMRHGWSLKQLHRSILLSATYQQAATPSRHAMETDAENRLLSHWSPQRLDAECIRDALLAVAGNLNPAMGGPSVPWHVPAGIEGRDVPTLSGPLDGDRRRSIYLEVRRNHLTGLLADFGFPRPTGTVGVRSSSSMPSQALALLNHRFVADQAKQWAKRILESAETGDERVARMYWEAFARPPVEAEQHAALTFVERQRAEYTKLNRQAREADLLAWADLAQALINTGEFIVIR